The DNA sequence ACGTATTCAAAACTTTTTGTGTGTCCATCCGGAAAATAAAAATAAATTAAAATTGCAAAAGAAAATCCGGCTGCAATCCAAATTACGCTCCACATCAAAGCGGCTTTTATATTTATTTTTCCGCGGTGGTGACTTGTATAAACCAAATCGAAAATAAAAACAGCAATAAAAAGTGCAGCAAATATTAACCAAAAGAGAAAATGAATTTCCATGGTTTCCTAAAATTATTTGGGCAAAGATAGGGAATTTTGAAGTAACGAGAAATGAAAAACGGAAAACGTTGAGATGTAGAATCGTGTAAACGTAAAACGAAAAATGAAAGATGAAGAAACACAAAAAGATAAATACTTGTCATTTCGAATGAAATGAGAAATCTCATAAAAAAATTATAAATATAAATGAAAATAGTGATGGATAAATTTAAAATAATTTAAAGATGCGATCTTTTAAAAATATCGCATCTTTTTTATATTTTTTTCATTGCGTTTCTCGTTTTCCGTCTCAAAGTTTATACGTCTATACGTTTTTATCCCAAAAAGAACGAAAGTAAAATACCGGCTGCAACTGCCGATCCAATTACTCCCGCAACATTTGGTGCCATTGCATGCATAAGTAAATGATTTTTTGAATCATATTGCAAACCAACAACTTGAGAAACTCTTGCACTATCGGGAACTGCAGAAACTCCGGCATTTCCAATTAATGGATTTATTTTATTTTCTTCTTTCAAAAATAAATTCATAATTTTTACAAACATTACTCCACCGGTTGTTGCAATTACAAAAGAAAGCGCTCCTAATCCAAAAATACCAATTGATTTTGCAGTCAAAAAAGTTGTTGCTTGAGTTGAAGCGCCAACCGTCAATCCAATAAGAATAGTAACAATATCTATTAATGAACCTTTTGCAGTATCTGCCAATCTTTTTGTAACTCCGCTTTCTTTCAAAATATTTCCGAAGAATAACATTCCTAAAAGAGGCAATGCAGAAGGAGTGATAAAGCAAGTAAGTAGTAAACCAACAATAGGGAATAGTATTTTCTCCAATTTAGAAACTTGGCGCGGAGGTTTCATTCTTATTTGTCGTTCTTTATCGGTTGTAAGCAATTTCATAATCGGCGGCTGAATTACCGGAACAAGTGCCATATAAGAATATGCGGAAACTGCAATTGCGCCAACTAATTCCGGAGCTAATTTAGATGATAAGAAAATTGCAGTTGGTCCATCTGCTCCGCCAATAATTGCAATTGCTGCAGCATGTTGAGGAAGATATCCCAGAGCTAAAGATAATGCGTAAGCTCCAAAAATTCCTAATTGAGCAGCAGCGCCAATTAATATTAATTTTGGATTTGAAAGCAAAGTAGAAAAATCCGTCATCGCTCCAATTCCCAAAAATATTAATGGGGGATAAACTCCTTGAGTTACACCAAAATATAAATAATTAAGAACGCTTCCTTTTTCATAAATTCCTAATTGCAAATTTGCGCCTTCTAAAAAAGGAATGTTTCCAATTAAAATTCCAAATCCAATAGGAACAAGTAAAAGCGGTTCATAATCTTTTACAATTGCTAAATAAAGAAATATTAAAGCAATAATTAACATTATAACATGACCAAGCGTAAAATTTGCAAATGCAGTGTACCGCATAAATTGATCAAAACCGTGAGCTACAAATTCAATAAATTGCTGCATTTTTAACCTCCAATCTCAACAAGAACATCGCCTTCCATAACAGAATCACCTTGTCGCACATTAATTTTAACAACTTTTCCTTCTTTATCTGCATTAACACTATTTTCCATTTTCATAGCTTCAAGTGTTATTAACTTATCACCGATTTTTACAGAATCTCCTTCTCTTACATGAACATTTAAAATAACTCCGGGAAGAGGAGATTTTATATGTCCCGCACCTTTTGCTGCAGTTGGTTTTGCCGTTCTTTGTTCAGATATTGCAATATCCGTAGATGGTGCAACAACCGATCTAACTAATTTTGGAGTTTTTGTTGTTTGAATTTGCTTATTAACTTGCACTTGGTATGATGTTCCGTTCACTTCAACTTCGGCAATATTATCTTCAATATTAACAATTTCAACGTCGTAATCACTTCCATTTATTGTAAATTTAAACTTTTTCATTTCATTTCCCTCATCTTGGATTTTGTCTTAAACCATAAATTTTTGAACTCCATGGCGAATATGTTCTTGCAACTTTATTAATTGTAAGAACCGTATTTTCTTTATCGTGCAATTCACTCATGTATAAATGCAAAGCCATTGCAATTGCCGCACTTACGTTTCCGCTTAAATCTTCTTCGCTTTCTTTAACCTTAATTTCTTTACCTTCAACTTTTCTAGCTTTTTTTAATTTCAGATTAAGAAGTTTTGTAATGTTATAAAAAAGTAAATAAAGAAGTAATAAAGACATGAAAACTACTGTCATTCCTACAAAAGTCATTCCTACGCCCCAAGGATCAATTTGATTGAACTTATCGGCGTTTTCATGAATTTTCGCATTCGAAACGGAATCAAGTTTTGCAGCGGTTGCTTGTAAAATTAAACCTAAATTCATTTCATACCTCACAATGGAATATTGGAATGTTTTTTAGGCGGATTTACATCTTTCTTTGTCGATAAAGATTGAAGTGCGCGAATAACTCTGAATCGAGTATTTCTTGGTTCAATAATATCATCGATATAACCATATTTTGCAGCTGCATAAGGAGTTGCGAATTTTGCTTTATATTCATTTTCTTTTTGAGTGATGAAAGCATTTCTTTCTTCGGGATTTTCGATTGCGGCAATTTCTTTATTATTCAAAACTTCAATTGCACCGCGCGGACCCATAACAGCAATTTCTGCTGAAGGCCAAGCGTAATTTATATCTCCGCGTAAATGTTTTGATCCCATAACATCATAAGCGCCGCCGTATGCTTTTCTTAAAATAATTGTAATTTTCGGAACAGTAGCTTCGCCGTATGCAAATAATAATTTTGCACCATGTAAAATTATTCCCCCGTATTCTTGAGTTGTTCCGGGTAAAAATCCGGGAACATCAACCAAAGTTAAAATTGGAATATTAAAAGCATCGCAGAAACGTACAAATCTTGCAGCTTTTCGTGATGAATTTATATCTAAAACTCCTGCTAAATAATTCGGCTGATTTGCAACAATTCCCACAGAAATTCCGTTAAATCTTGCAAAACCGGTAATTATATTCGGCGCATAATGTCTTTGGATTTCTAAAAATTCATGATTATCAGCAATTGCGTGAATTACATTTTTTACATCATAAGGTTTATTTGGGCTATCCGGAATTATTTCATTTAAAGTATCTTCTAATCTGTCAATCGGATCATCACATGCAACTAACGGCGGATCTTCCAAATTATTTTGCGGAAGATAGCTTAACAATTTTCTAATTAATAAAATTCCTTCTTCTTCGGAATCTGCAACAAAATGAGTAACACCGGATTTTGTTCCGTGAACCATTGCGCCGCCGAGTTCTTCATCAGTAACTACTTCACCAGTTACTGTTTTCACAACTTTTGGACCGGTAACAAACATGTAGCTTGTATTTTTACTCATAATAGTAAAATCTGTTAAAGCCGGAGAATAAACTGCGCCACCAGCACATGGACCAAATATTGCGGAAATTTGCGGAACAACTCCGGAAGCTAAAATATTTTTTTGGAAAATATCTGCGTAACCGCCTAAACTTTTTACACCTTCTTGAATTCTTGCACCGCCGCTATCGTTAATTCCAATTACGGGAGCGCCGACTTTCATTGCTTTATCCATAACTTTACAGATTTTTTGTGCATACATTTCCGAAAGCGATCCGCCGAAAATTGTAAAATCTTGTGAAAACACATAAACCAATCTTCCGTCAATTGTTCCGTACCCGGTAACAACTCCATCCGATAAATATGTTTGTTTATCCAAACCGAAATCAACAGTTCTGTGTGAAACGAACATATCAAATTCTTCGAAAGAACCATCATCCAATAACATTTCAATTCTTTCGCGTGCGGTAAATTTTCCTTTTTGATGCTGGGCTTCAATTCTTTTTTCTCCGCCGCCTAAACGCGCTTTTTGTCGCATTTCCATCAATTCTTTAATCTTATCTTGTAACGACATTATTTCTCCTAAAAAAAACTAATTTATTTAAATTGTTTATTTATCTGAACAAAGTTCTGTTAAAACTCCGCCGGTTGATTTTGGGTGAAGAAAAGCAATATTTAAGCTTTCTGCACCTTTACGCGGATTTACATCAATTAATTTTACTTCTTTTTGCTGAAGTTCATTTAGTGATTCTTGTAAATTTTCTACATGAAATGCAATGTGATGAATTCCTTCACCTTTTTTCTCAATAAATTTTCCGATTGGTCCATCCGGAGAAGTTGATTCCAAAAGTTCAATTTTTGTTTCGCCAACTTTGAAAAATGCAGTTTTTACTTTTTGATCTGCAACTTCTTCAATTGCATAACATTTTAATCCGAGCTTTTCTTCATAAAATTTTATGGATTCTTCCAAATTATTTACCGCAATTCCCAAATGTTCAATACGATTTATATTCATTTTTTCCCTTTTTTAAAATTCAAGAAAGTTTAATTACAATTAACGTGCCTACAAATGTTACTAATTAAATATCAATTTATTATTCATAATTTGTAATTTATTTTAGTTTTGTAAACTATTTAAACAAATTAAATAGAATTTATTCTCAAATATTGGAAGTTCATTTTCTCTCATTTGAAACAATAAAAATTAGTAACCTAAAAAACATCTTGACAAAAATTAGAATTAAGCATATTTTTGGCACTCTAAAATTTATTCCGCGATAGCTCAATGGTAGAGCATTCGGCTGTTAACCGAAGGGTTGTAGGTTCGAGCCCTACTCGCGGAGCAAAACCCAAGGAAAAAATTCTTGGGTTTTTTGTTTATGTATAAAGTCTATGTTTTATATTCCTCAAAATTCAATAAGATTTATATTGGTCAAACTGAAGATTTAGAAAGAAGATTGTTTGAGCACAATAATAAATTTTCCAATTTTTATAAAAAAAATAAAATATCACCAGAATATTTTAAAAAAGTTTATGGAATAAAATTTCTCCTACTTTTGTATAAATATTTATTTGATTATCTTCACAATAGATATTCTATACAAAAGGCTGAAATAATTATGCAAGAAAATAAGATAAAACATACATTTCATATTCCAGTAATGGGAACCGGTTTTACAATTGATACGCCGATCAAAGTTGCCAAATACGGTATTTCATCAGTTGTGTCTTTGGTGGATGATATTCTTGTTGAAAATATGCGCGAATATTACTCCAAAAAATTCAATCTTCCTTTTGAAGAAATCACAAATAAAATTGAAGATTTTAGAGCAAAAAGATTTACGGAGTATTTAAATCTTTTGGATAATCTTGTTAAAGAAAAATTTGAAGAATTAAAAACTTCTTACCATAAAAACGTAGATGAAATTCATAAATATTTTGAAATGCTTCCGGATGCGTCAAATTTAAAGGAAGAATTCAATAAAATTCTAAATGATAATATTAAAAAAGTTCAATGCTGGCTTGATGAACACTTACATCTTGGTTCAATTGATGTAA is a window from the Ignavibacteriota bacterium genome containing:
- a CDS encoding acyl-CoA carboxylase subunit beta produces the protein MSLQDKIKELMEMRQKARLGGGEKRIEAQHQKGKFTARERIEMLLDDGSFEEFDMFVSHRTVDFGLDKQTYLSDGVVTGYGTIDGRLVYVFSQDFTIFGGSLSEMYAQKICKVMDKAMKVGAPVIGINDSGGARIQEGVKSLGGYADIFQKNILASGVVPQISAIFGPCAGGAVYSPALTDFTIMSKNTSYMFVTGPKVVKTVTGEVVTDEELGGAMVHGTKSGVTHFVADSEEEGILLIRKLLSYLPQNNLEDPPLVACDDPIDRLEDTLNEIIPDSPNKPYDVKNVIHAIADNHEFLEIQRHYAPNIITGFARFNGISVGIVANQPNYLAGVLDINSSRKAARFVRFCDAFNIPILTLVDVPGFLPGTTQEYGGIILHGAKLLFAYGEATVPKITIILRKAYGGAYDVMGSKHLRGDINYAWPSAEIAVMGPRGAIEVLNNKEIAAIENPEERNAFITQKENEYKAKFATPYAAAKYGYIDDIIEPRNTRFRVIRALQSLSTKKDVNPPKKHSNIPL
- the mce gene encoding methylmalonyl-CoA epimerase, with the protein product MNINRIEHLGIAVNNLEESIKFYEEKLGLKCYAIEEVADQKVKTAFFKVGETKIELLESTSPDGPIGKFIEKKGEGIHHIAFHVENLQESLNELQQKEVKLIDVNPRKGAESLNIAFLHPKSTGGVLTELCSDK
- a CDS encoding OadG family protein, whose protein sequence is MNLGLILQATAAKLDSVSNAKIHENADKFNQIDPWGVGMTFVGMTVVFMSLLLLYLLFYNITKLLNLKLKKARKVEGKEIKVKESEEDLSGNVSAAIAMALHLYMSELHDKENTVLTINKVARTYSPWSSKIYGLRQNPR
- a CDS encoding sodium ion-translocating decarboxylase subunit beta — translated: MQQFIEFVAHGFDQFMRYTAFANFTLGHVIMLIIALIFLYLAIVKDYEPLLLVPIGFGILIGNIPFLEGANLQLGIYEKGSVLNYLYFGVTQGVYPPLIFLGIGAMTDFSTLLSNPKLILIGAAAQLGIFGAYALSLALGYLPQHAAAIAIIGGADGPTAIFLSSKLAPELVGAIAVSAYSYMALVPVIQPPIMKLLTTDKERQIRMKPPRQVSKLEKILFPIVGLLLTCFITPSALPLLGMLFFGNILKESGVTKRLADTAKGSLIDIVTILIGLTVGASTQATTFLTAKSIGIFGLGALSFVIATTGGVMFVKIMNLFLKEENKINPLIGNAGVSAVPDSARVSQVVGLQYDSKNHLLMHAMAPNVAGVIGSAVAAGILLSFFLG
- a CDS encoding biotin/lipoyl-binding protein yields the protein MKKFKFTINGSDYDVEIVNIEDNIAEVEVNGTSYQVQVNKQIQTTKTPKLVRSVVAPSTDIAISEQRTAKPTAAKGAGHIKSPLPGVILNVHVREGDSVKIGDKLITLEAMKMENSVNADKEGKVVKINVRQGDSVMEGDVLVEIGG